CATTTagtttttcacaaaaaattataaatataaacctttttatttttatttttaaaaaactgttACTGTTTGAATAGATAAATattgtttcaaaaacaaaataaaagacataactaaaataggcaaaaacttgtgtttgatcgtattttgtgagacagatcttttatttgggtcattcatgaaaaaatattactttttatgttaagagtattactttttattgtgaatattggtagatttgaaccgtctcacagataaagattcgtgagaccgtctcacaagagactacTCACTAAAATATTTGATGTTTAGAATTTTGTCTAAATAAATGGAACTACGGTTGTTTCTAAAGAAATTgcctaaaaatatttttattaaataaaagcattgaaaaaattactttttttatttctctcaatattcGTAAGCCATGTTGTCCAATTTTAATTGTAgtattgtattttttttgacAGATTTAATCATTATTACCAAAAGAGTAATAATGTCAATGTCGTATTAATATCATCGTATCTATGATGTACGAAGAAATGATTGAAATTACGATATTATATGAGTACCATATgactttttaaatataaaaaaagtaTTTATTATGtccaaattaaaattttgagatgGATCAAATTCACGTTCTTaaagaaattgaattaaaatacaaatatttttaatttagaagTCGATAGTTGTACTCTATTTATTCCACATCTTTTTTATGTAGCTATACACTTAATTATTATCTGTTTGTCATTTACATAgactaatatattttatttggctttcttaatctttttattgaatagctaaattcattatatttttaaaaaatatcaatctCTCTAATAGTGACATAAAAACCtgaaatttattatattaatgaATTAATACTTTTGTGTacttttattatataaaatgaCATTGAAAAATGAGACAGTAtataaaaatttgataattaacaacaccaatatttttcaacatatatttaatttagatACACGCGGCATATGTATTATATTAATTACCAGCATACtaataaataatttgaaattatatatttaatacgagactgtcattttatttttatatacaaaaaaatgaaataaaataataaagagCTAAAAATAATCCATGCCGATTTGCTTAACTTATTTTTTTaggttaattttaaaatttgaatcaaTACATAAAATGAATTTAACATTTTGGTCCTTCGTTTATTAGAATGTCgaactttttatttaaatacatgGGATTAAGAGATTCATTTCATTATAAATTATAACATATGACAACAAAacaaattaaatcttttaaaatatgtAACAACCTAACCATCACATTTTATTTGtttaagaataaataataatttttgacaaaaacttgtgtgagacggtctcacaggtcgtattttgtgagacatatattttatttgggtcatccataaaaaaatattactttttatgttatgaatattactttttattgtgaataacggtaggggtattactttttattgtgaatatccgtATAGTTGACCCGTATCACatgtaaagattcgtgagagcgTCCCATATGAGACGTACTCATaacttttttattaaaaaaaccgTTTTTTGACATTTGTTCTTTTGATAAATACATTAATTTTCtactattaaaaatttaaattatttttttttatgtaagttaatcatgaatattgatAAGATTCAttaaaattaatgaaatttatcGTAGAAACTTataatatgtgtttaattatttattttatatttaagtctGATCTTAATTAAATACAAAAGCACTTTATTTTACAGATGTAACTTTACTATACGGAGTAAATTTCTTGGTTGataaaaaatattcataaacCACAAAGCAGCTTGTAAGTGAGTTCCCAAATAAAGGGAAGGAGAAGTAGCCATCAAGCCATGCGTGTGTGATATCCCATGGATGGGCTTAGCCCAGATGGAAGACTGGATGAGCCCACTACTCTTGGCCCATCTCTAGCCCAAATTGAAGACATGGATGGGCCCACTACTCTTGGCCCATCattagcccaaatggaagacaagtCCATCAAGGGTCCAGGTAtcttcctataaataccaggtttgattgTTCAGTTAGATTATTcattatattgttttcagcagcacccttagctgctcctcccatatatcctcagtcactgacttgagcgtcggaggggctacgccaggacaccctcctggccccctttaacggtctttttcgtgatttcaggctcaggacaatttcaaaaccctgggtctgtactagtgacacttgctgggagCGGATAATAAATTTCTCGTGAGTATCAGGTGTGGTTAAAAATTGTAGTTCTGATGTGAAGTATTTGTTTCAaatatgaataaataatatgattaatGATTTATTTCCGACAATTATAGAACGAAAACTCTCAATTTGAATTAATAGTTCAAcactaattaataatttaatcatatttatcTCACTCAAAGTCATAagtttaaaaatgaattataaCACAAAAACTTCATCTGAGACAGTTTTACGATacaattttgtgagatggatatCTAATTTTATATGCCAATGAAAAGTATATCTTTTAtgtccaaaatttatttttcacaacaaaaatattatattttttgttcGTTATGTTACTGAAGAAATATTGTGTATATATGTTGATTTGactaaaaaacattttccatgtCCAAAATATATTGTGTAATATATGATGATTtcggtgaaaaatattatttgttatgtcaaaaatattacttttcttGGCATATATGAATCGAGTAGATCTATCTCACAAATATTTATTAGTAAAATCGTCACATAATATAACTACTCTAATTACAATATCAAAGATCCAAGACAgataattcaaaaaaatatcattttaattcaagttccaacaaaaaaaatgaaaaaataatcaAGAAAAGCAAGAAAATTTAGCACAAAAAACaacaaattttattatataaaggGCAACTTGTTTTTAAATcctttaagtacaaatattaatATGTTTTCGGTCTCGATCAAATAAAAAAAGTTTACGCACTCTCTtactcacaaaaaaaaaataaaaatcgctTTCCTTGGCTCACATATATTTTTATAGATGAAAATGATACGAAATATTGAAAATATGCtgctaatatatgatatttgagtataaaatatttcagattcGGTATTAATATATGTTTCAAAATCTTATTTTTTGTATTAGatctaaaacatttaatataccaatatcatatattagtatcacattttcaatgttttgtacTGATTTTATTCCGAGAAAAGACAAGAGTCATTAATAACAATACTTGTTACATGTTTGAGTACTCAAAAATGATATATTAGTAGCAAATGCGAAATATTttgtactcaaatatcatatatcaatATACTATTTCCAATATtttgtattaattttaattCTTGAAAAAAATGTGGgccaaaaattgatttttttcccTTAGAGGAGGGAATGACATGAACTGACATCAATAAAAACATAATGTTggagatttattgataatttccGGTTATATAAATGCAAAACATCAAACTTTTAGagcaataataatttattttaatatataaaaaataaagcaCAAATTTCCTAGTCCTATCCAAATCAGCACATCTAAATACCGCAGAGGAATAATCAAATAATCATTCCGGACAATTGAGACAGATATTTGTGCAGTGCTGCAGGAGtgcttttattaaaaacctaaTTTTGCATGGTAAAGCATTTGTTCtttattaaatttttgtgaaatatttttacgaatttttataAGTAAGACGAGTCAATTTTATCGATATtcgcaataaaaaataatacttttagtctcataaaatacgattcgtgagaccgtctttcATGAATTTTTgtctttgtttttttgtttcgTGTAGTCTAAATTAAAATGAAAGAAGATTTTGCTTATACTTAACCTAAAATTTGATCTAGCAAATTACAATTGCAAGATTTTGAGTTGCAGTGGGAGCTTTGAGCTTTCTAATATTGCAAATATATCTAAACTGATTAATGAGTCAACCATGCTACATCGTTCGACTAATCAACCGGCGATCCAAACTATATCATACTGTTTTCTTGTAAGATTAGTCGGGTGAACCTTGAACGCTTGATAtgtaaaaacaaaacaaaacaaaaatctaATGCAATCTAAGTAGAAAAAGTTCTTATGTACTAACTACTACAATGcaatatttatgtttttttttcccAGTTTGGCATTGAGTCAATTGTATTCATTGTTAAACAttgcaaatttcaaattttaatgatATGAACTGAAGTTTCTAATATAAAAttaagaaatataattttaaaaatatggtcAATTTGTCTCTTTGAATCAAATCTACAAGCAAGGATTGACTCATTGTTTGGGCagagtcttttttttttttttgataaagaCGAACGTGGAACATGTCCTTTGAAATTGCGAGACCTGGTGATAGTAATATTCAGATCCCATCAAACGCAACATTGAAATATCAGAGAAGCAAGGAATCAAAGCAAGAATCACACAGATTGAGAAGGTATCCCTTGATTTCAGATCAAAATTATCCCAAAGATCCGAAGCAAGAAAAGTCGAGAATGAGTGAATGCATGAAACAGAGCAAACAGAATAAATTCCATGACCCTcggccaaaaaaataaaaaaaacaatttattgTAGAGGAATGGACCAAAGTTCCATATAAAAACAACCTGGGATTTGTCCAAAAGCTTTGAATTTGTAGATAAAGTGGCACACTAGATTAAAAGGTTgcgaaaagtaaaaaaaaaatgacgGGGAAAAAGTTCATCTTTATGATATTATTTGTGGTGTTGAGTGTGATATGTGGGGGTTGTACTGGTCAGCAGCAGCAGAAATGGAGGAAATTGAGGCCTTCTGAAAGCTGCCCATCAAGAATCAGTAAAGCTGGCACATCTTCAGTGGTATTCCCACTCTATGGGAATGTTTATCCCAATGGGTATGCgattttttttctcaatttttaaaTGGATTTTAGCACAgaactttttttttattattattataattggGCGGGGTTTTGTTTAACGTGGGATCGAACCCCAAATAGATGGTTATGCCGATACACCACTGGTGTCTTGGCGTGATTCTGGTTTTGTGAGTGTTAGAAAAGGGTATCTTTTTTTTTAGTTTCTTTCAGCTGATGAGTGGGAGTTTTGTTGAGTTGTATAGATAGGAATGAAGATCACTGATTCGTGGGAGGAGTTATTGGTTATGTGATTGTAATGGGATGAGCTTTTGCATTTCTTGCAGGTTTTATTTTGTCCAAGTTTTTGTAGGTTACCCTCCAAAGCCGTATTTTCTTGATCCAGACACAGGCAGTGACCTGACTTGGCTTCAATGTGACGCCCCTTGTGTTCGTTGCACCTCGGTAAGATTTAGTAAATTTTGATGCATTGTTATCCTCAAGAAGCATATAATAGCTTTGTTGAGTTTGTGTTGTCATCAAATGCCCCTCGTGTCCTACAGGGAGTCGAAATATGGAATTATCTATGATCTGTATGAAAGTTTATAGTCCCATGTTCAATTCTCATGAGTTGCTATTGATTTAATGACTCGGTTCTAAAATTTGTATCTAAGTTTATAGTCAGCAATTCAGTTCCTACGAGTTGCGAGAACAACTGTGGGGGGTCGGATTGTTGTGTGTGTTTAAGTATTAATTACTTTTAACGTTTTGTGTGGCTGTCTTTATGATGAAGTGATTGAAATAGAATGCTTGAACTGATAtgtggtttaaaatattttgagttaCATTCTAGTTAACTTTAATATACTGGCCATCGCTTGATACTACTATAACTATGAGTGAAAACTAATCGTCACCGAACATTTGGAGTTGTAGAAACTTTTAAGGTTGAGACATTGCAATGATCTGGCGGTTCATGATTCAAGATAAATTGTTCACATGTTGTCTTCTTTCTTGGCCTTGCATGTGCTTTCAAATGACCGTTTTGATGATTTTGCTATGAAGATGAATTTCTCATCCTTAATGCTCTTCCTGTAGGGATTTCACCCACTATACAGACCTAGCAACGACCTTGTTATCTGTAAAGACCCTCTTTGTGCATCTTTGCACGCAGGTGATTATAAATGCGACACTCCAGAGCAATGTGATTACGAGGTTGAGTATGCAGATGGAGGTTCATCCCTCGGTGTTCTTGTCAATGATTTCTTCACCCTCAATCTCACGTCCGGAACGCAAATGAGTCCTCGTCTAACTCTTGGGTCGGTAGTCTTTTTTAAAACCTTTCCTTGATAAGGCTTCAACCTCTGCATTTCTATGTCAATATGAAGCATTTATCAGATTCAGAATGTAATATCAGGTGTGGATATGATCAGTTATCAGGATCATCCGATCACCCCTTAGATGGAGTGCTCGGCCTTGGAAGAGGAAAATCAAGCGTTCTGTCACAGCTTCGTGATCAGGGAGTCGTGAAAAATGTTGTTGGCCACTGTCTAAGTGGAAAAGGTGGGTTTCTTTTCTTTGGAGAAGATGCTTATGATTATTCACGAGTTACATGGACGCCAATGTCCCTTGATCACACGTGAGTGCTACCTATATGCTTTTGTCCACATTTCATATGGAGAAAAGTTCTTTCAGTTCTCATACATATCAATTTATATGTATTTGACAGAAAGTATTATTCAGCTGGATTGGCAGAACTTCTTTTTGGTGGGAAAAGCACAGGGTTCAAGAATCTTAACGTAATTTTCGACAGTGGGAGTTCTTACACATACTTCGATTCTCAGATTTACCACACTCTCCTTTCTTTGGTGAGCTagttctgaagatttctccagttTGATTTCCTTAAAATATCTTACTTAAGCCCAAGAAACTGATAACACACCATTTTCATTTTGAACTATCAATCTGTTTTTCAAAAAGTATCTTCTGAACTTACTAGTCGTTGATGGTGTCTTCATGTGTAATATGGGTTTCtagataaagaaagaaataacCAAGAACTCGTTAAAAGAAGCAACCGACGACCGTACCCTTCCATTCTGCTGGAAAGGCAAGAAACCTTTCAAGACTACTCGTGAAGTCCGAAGCTACTTCAAGAATTTAACATTCAGCTTTGCCAATGGTTGGAGATCTAAAGCTCAATTTGAAATCAACCCTGAATCATATCTCATAATCTCGGTAAGAATTTCAAGCTTATTGTTGCATATTACATTTCCTGTCACTGCTTAGCAACTGTAAGTTTAGATTTTTTATGCACTTTCAGTCGAAGGGCAATGCTTGTTTGGGAATCTTGAATGGCACAGATGTTGGATTGAACAATTTCAACATGATTGGAGGTAAAACTTGATTATGAAAAACCATTTAACTTCACATGGTTTTGCACTATAATCAACCACCATGGCCTTTCTATGCAGATATATCAATGCAGGATAAGGTTTTGATCTATGACAATGAGAAGCAAAAAATCGGGTGGACGCCTGCCAACTGCGATCAGCACCCGAAATCCAACTCCGAAACCAGGATCCCATTATCAGCACATGATGTAGATAGCTTTTAGTTTTGTTGTTGGTTCATCTATGTATCAATGACTTAATTTGGTGGAAGGAACAAGaaaaattgtatattatttGTAATTAAATAGTATAACATCGACTGAGTGACGCAACACTATTGATGTATAAAACTATCATTTGAGACAATTTTTATGAGCTTGAGTTCATGAGAAAAACAGTTTCAACTTTAGTTATGGGTCAAAACTCTAGTATGCGATCTCTTTTATACATTTTCAGTGTTCTAACAAGCACATAAAGTGCGAAGCGTGACTAACAGTTCGATGAGTCAATATCACATTAAACATGAAAAAAGGCGagctttttaaataaaattttagtttatttttttaaaaaaaatattttttacgttaacttttatttattttattcttaaAAGTTAAcatccaaattttaaataataaatatttgataatataatatttttaaacaaaaaagaCCTAGGATATTCTAATCCGATGGACAATGAAATCTTCTAGAATGTTAGTGagtaaaataatcaaattatcactatatttatttctttctcTACTTTTTCCAAGCACAGAATAACTCCAAGgaattttgagtttttttatcAATTGAGGCTCTACCTTCACCACCTCATGGGGATGGTCTACAGGATGTTGTGAGATTATTTCGAAAAATGTGAATGAACTCTAAAGTACGTTTGCAACGCTTTTTTTAAGAAATGTTCTCCCTGGCTTTAGTCACAgagatattaaaaatttaatacaaTCGagattttctgaatttttatgTGACTAAATCAAATCAGAATCGTAACGCTTTTCTTGGACTAAtgatgacatatatatatagaaatgaaACATTGATTCAGAACCAACGTTGATTTGATGTTACCCTCTTATCTCTTGCTTCTCTCCTAAATGTCGGTATAAACTTTCTAAACCTTGATTTCAACCGATACAATATGATAAGCACTGATTACACTGCGTTGTGTTTATACCAGTTTTCAAGAAATTTAAGAGTTCAAACCAAGTTTAGCAGTATCTGCTTACGGCTAGATGTTCTAGCCTGGGTTAAAGAACGAGGCAAATGCTACATTCTAGACGTACAATACaaagaaataataaaattgaacaTCTGCTAAGATTCTAACATACAAGAATGCCCTACTTGTTGCATATCTCAACACAGCTGCACTCAAGCTTTAAAAATCATGCTAATTCTTCAATCCATCGCTGCCCGATTGATGTGTCGCATTCATCTCGTCTACATCATGGCAACCCAGATTGAATTTCTGGTAATCTAGTATGCTTGttgaatttcaagattttcCTTGTTTTTTTCTTAGGACAAAATGAATATATAAATCAAGAATCTGGTGTCACTATGCAACTGATGGATGTACATGGCTACGAAAACTTGATTGATACTATAATATCGATGACCAGACCAATCTTGATCAACTAACTAAAAGGGCTTCTGTATGTAGCCAAACATTTCTTGAAACAGAGACATCTGATCATCATCCTGCATTTGGGATGCAAAAGGATCACCTAGTAAGCCATCCGTGTAGCTGAACTCCTCATATTGGAGACACTTTTCCAACTGTCTCCATTCGGATTCACTCCCAACCTCCTTATAATCTGATATAAACTCCGGGGAAAACCCGTGCTCTGAACTACTCGAATCAGTATGCAACTTGGGCATCGACTCGGATGCGTCGAAATGCATATAATCATCCATCTTCTGCAATTCAAAGGACTGCGGAGCCTGCACCAAAGGCGTCTTTGTTACCATTCCACTATAAAGGATGGAATTCACGTCTGGTTTTCGATCTTCAACATCTGAGAACTGCTCCGCCTTCTCATCTATGACATTGTATCGCTTTCCAAGATTTCCTTTCTTGTTGTATATTCGACACAATACCCAGTCATCAAGCTGCAACGTATAAGAAATACTACATTAATTAACCCGAATATCCAAATCAAAATTTTgccaaaattattaaaaaatgaacTGAAAAATTCATCTGCAAAGTGTAGGATATGCACCCTCAAATTGTCTTTCTTGCCAGCAGACCTATCCACATTAGCTAGACGATATTCGTGCATGATCCAATCGGTTTTAACTCCTTTTGGAGCTTTTCCATCGTAAAACACCAGAGCCTTCTTAATTCCCAGAGTCTTTGGCTTTCCGACCGGCTTGTCAGCTCCGGTAGCCTTCCAGTAGCCGGTTCCGGCCGCCCTGTTCGGTCGGGAACCGTTGGGATACTTGCGGTCTCTTGGAGAAAAAAAGTACCACTCTTTTTCACCATACAGAGCCATACCTGTTACCAATCAGAGAATGTTTTAACGGGTGGtcagaataaaaaataaaatacataaattcAGAGACTTTTAATGGAAAATCACACAACATGAAAGAATATCCAAAAAAGAGAATCAAACTTGACTAAAAGATACgaaaaaaaatgatgaaaatatcCAAACTTGACTATTCAGATACTTTCGGTGGAAAATCACAGAACATGACAGAGTATTCAAGAAAGAAAATCGAATTTCATCGAATCTGACTATATGAAATGGAAAAATTGATGACAATCATCCAGAAACCTCGAACATCCAAACTCAAAGAAAGGGAATTTGAAAATCCCATCACACAAaaacaataaacataaaaaagaaCACATTACCTGGAAGCTGCCATGGATCAAACTTGTAGAGATCAAGCTCAGCTACGATCGGAACACCAATCTGCTGCCCCCCACACTTACGGCAGAGGTAATGCACCACCAGCTCCTCGTCCGTCGGATGGAACCTGAATCCGGCTGGCAGATTCAATTGCTGATCACTAACCTTCATTCACACCAAAATCTTCTTGATTTGCCAAACACTTTTCTCTTTTCTGTGGTTGAATCTGGATTTATGGGGTAGACTTCTAGCACTCGAGCTCTGAAACAAATAAAATGGAGGATTCGGCGTCGTATAAATACACacaattgtttttttaaaaaaatatattgaataaaaaatattataaaaaattgaataaaatataattgctaatcataattataataataaaacgTGCTATTTTGGGTGAGGAGGGCTGAGTCGTGGAATACGTGGGCAGCAAGGAAAACTTAATACATGagaattattattaaataaattaacaataggtacattatatatataaatatatatgacaaaaatttgtgtgagacggtatcacaagtcgtatttgtgagacacgAATATCTTAtatgggtcatccatgaaaaaatattattttttatgctaaaagtattattttttattgtgaatattggtagagtCGTGGgatcgtttcacaagagacttaatatatatatcttaatacatgacatattttaaaatgattaaacAAATTCAAGATGTTTATCAATTTTATTTACCATAAAAATTTGGGGACCTTGTAATCTGCATTAGGGGGGAAGTAGAATTTCATAAATAGGTGAGcaaaaatttcattttcaagtatttttagtttttttacaataacataaacaatTTTTCGATGGTCTCATGTGTcgattttgtgagacagatattcaATTCGATCCGATTatactaaaagtattattttccaCTTTTAAGTTTTCGGATAGATGACCACCTTTGCAGTATTTTACATAATTGCACCGCATTTCGTCTTATGCATAAAATTGATTATAAAGTGAAGTGTACGTATGATCGAGCTTTTTATGATCTACTCAAATATGTAATTGCTAGCAACGTTAATTCTAAATTTCTAAATCGTATAACAATTTAAAGTTATGTTatttatatgaaaaataattCACCCAATGAATATGCAACACAAATGCTGtttttatatatacacatattgtGAGGGGTAATacgatttattattttaaattaatttttaatgaaaattttgaagatttGCTGTGATGGGTTGAACTGGAATTTGTTGACGGTCAAATGGAAAAATGTCACATACGGGGAAGTAAATTGCCCACAC
The sequence above is a segment of the Primulina tabacum isolate GXHZ01 chromosome 6, ASM2559414v2, whole genome shotgun sequence genome. Coding sequences within it:
- the LOC142549570 gene encoding aspartic proteinase Asp1-like isoform X2, whose amino-acid sequence is MTGKKFIFMILFVVLSVICGGCTGQQQQKWRKLRPSESCPSRISKAGTSSVVFPLYGNVYPNGFYFVQVFVGYPPKPYFLDPDTGSDLTWLQCDAPCVRCTSGFHPLYRPSNDLVICKDPLCASLHAGDYKCDTPEQCDYEVEYADGGSSLGVLVNDFFTLNLTSGTQMSPRLTLGCGYDQLSGSSDHPLDGVLGLGRGKSSVLSQLRDQGVVKNVVGHCLSGKGGFLFFGEDAYDYSRVTWTPMSLDHTKYYSAGLAELLFGGKSTGFKNLNVIFDSGSSYTYFDSQIYHTLLSLIKKEITKNSLKEATDDRTLPFCWKVEGQCLFGNLEWHRCWIEQFQHDWRYINAG
- the LOC142549570 gene encoding aspartic proteinase Asp1-like isoform X1; its protein translation is MTGKKFIFMILFVVLSVICGGCTGQQQQKWRKLRPSESCPSRISKAGTSSVVFPLYGNVYPNGFYFVQVFVGYPPKPYFLDPDTGSDLTWLQCDAPCVRCTSGFHPLYRPSNDLVICKDPLCASLHAGDYKCDTPEQCDYEVEYADGGSSLGVLVNDFFTLNLTSGTQMSPRLTLGCGYDQLSGSSDHPLDGVLGLGRGKSSVLSQLRDQGVVKNVVGHCLSGKGGFLFFGEDAYDYSRVTWTPMSLDHTKYYSAGLAELLFGGKSTGFKNLNVIFDSGSSYTYFDSQIYHTLLSLIKKEITKNSLKEATDDRTLPFCWKGKKPFKTTREVRSYFKNLTFSFANGWRSKAQFEINPESYLIISSKGNACLGILNGTDVGLNNFNMIGDISMQDKVLIYDNEKQKIGWTPANCDQHPKSNSETRIPLSAHDVDSF
- the LOC142549571 gene encoding NAC transcription factor 32-like, with the protein product MKVSDQQLNLPAGFRFHPTDEELVVHYLCRKCGGQQIGVPIVAELDLYKFDPWQLPGMALYGEKEWYFFSPRDRKYPNGSRPNRAAGTGYWKATGADKPVGKPKTLGIKKALVFYDGKAPKGVKTDWIMHEYRLANVDRSAGKKDNLRLDDWVLCRIYNKKGNLGKRYNVIDEKAEQFSDVEDRKPDVNSILYSGMVTKTPLVQAPQSFELQKMDDYMHFDASESMPKLHTDSSSSEHGFSPEFISDYKEVGSESEWRQLEKCLQYEEFSYTDGLLGDPFASQMQDDDQMSLFQEMFGYIQKPF